The Papaver somniferum cultivar HN1 chromosome 3, ASM357369v1, whole genome shotgun sequence genome includes a region encoding these proteins:
- the LOC113355431 gene encoding uncharacterized protein LOC113355431 produces MGEGRGSTLVHILVVALSLVAFGFAIAAERRRSTGSIVKDAKTDDSYCVYNSDVATGYGVGAFLFLLASESLLMGITKCMCFGRPLAPGSNRAWSIIYFACSWMTFLVAEACVIAGATKNAYHTKYRGAIYAQNLTCETLRKGVFIAGAVFVVATMILNVYFYMYFVKATTQAAKITKRASSTVGMTSYP; encoded by the coding sequence ATGGGGGAAGGAAGAGGTTCAACACTGGTGCATATCTTGGTGGTTGCATTGAGTTTAGTAGCATTTGGGTTTGCAATTGCTGCAGAGCGTAGGAGAAGTACAGGTTCGATTGTGAAAGACGCAAAGACTGATGATTCTTACTGTGTTTATAACTCTGATGTAGCTACAGGTTATGGGGTTGGTGCATTTCTGTTCTTATTGGCAAGTGAATCATTGCTTATGGGGATTACTAAGTGTATGTGTTTTGGGAGACCTTTAGCACCTGGTAGTAATCGGGCTTGGTCGATTATTTATTTTGCGTGTTCGTGGATGACTTTTCTGGTTGCGGAGGCGTGTGTTATTGCTGGGGCAACGAAGAATGCGTATCATACTAAGTATAGGGGGGCAATTTATGCGCAGAATTTGACTTGTGAGACGTTACGTAAAGGTGTGTTTATTGCTGGAGCTGTCTTTGTTGTTGCTACGATGATTCTGAATGTCTACTTTTATATGTACTTTGTGAAGGCTACAACTCAGGCTGCTAAGATAACTAAAAGAGCTAGCTCGACTGTTGGGATGACTAGTTACCCATAG